A genomic region of Xiphophorus couchianus chromosome 18, X_couchianus-1.0, whole genome shotgun sequence contains the following coding sequences:
- the calm3a gene encoding calmodulin 3a (phosphorylase kinase, delta): MADQLTEEQIAEFKEAFSLFDKDGDGTITTKELGTVMRSLGQNPTEAELQDMINEVDADGNGTIDFPEFLTMMARKMKDTDSEEEIREAFRVFDKDGNGYISAAELRHVMTNLGEKLTDEEVDEMIREADIDGDGQVNYEEFVQMMTAK, encoded by the exons ATG GCTGATCAGCTGACAGAGGAGCAGATTGCTG AGTTCAAAGAGGCATTCTCACTGTTTGACAAGGACGGCGACGGTACGATCACTACCAAGGAGCTCGGCACGGTGATGCGCTCTCTGGGACAGAATCCCACCGAAGCTGAGCTGCAGGATATGATCAATGAGGTTGATGCTGACG GTAATGGAACGATTGACTTTCCCGAGTTCCTGACTATGATGGccagaaaaatgaaagataCAGACAGTGAGGAGGAAATCAGGGAAGCCTTTAGGGTATTTGACAAG gaCGGTAACGGCTACATCAGCGCGGCGGAGCTTCGGCACGTTATGACCAACCTGGGAGAAAAGCTCACAGACGAGGAAGTGGACGAGATGATCCGGGAGGCTGATATTGATGGTGATGGCCAGGTCAACTATGAGG AGTTTGTCCAGATGATGACCGCCAAGTGA